The Plutella xylostella chromosome 27, ilPluXylo3.1, whole genome shotgun sequence genome segment TGTTCACTGAGCGCTACAACACTACGCTCTTAACTAAGAGTATTGTGTGTATGGGCCCTAAGCTGTACAACAAACTGCCTTACAAAAAGGGGTAGTAACTGGCCACTTAAGCACCTTGGCCACTTTACGTGTGTGCTCCGTCTAAATGCATGATCTGATTTAGGTGATTTATATATCTAATGATTCACTAGATCCTgttgattgtttttatgatcaatttaataatcaataagaactatttatttaaatatctttatttaaatgaaaactatCACTTTTGTGTAGTAACTGGCCACAAAttttagtaactggcacccttattttgcagtaactggccacctaatataattaactaaaatgaCAAGTTTTAACCTTATAACTACtgcaaacattataaaaaacctattataattaatgtgttatgaCGTAGTATATgtgttaacacttaataatgagaaataccttatatttcttaacaaataaacagtTCATCGTCATCATTACGTCCCCACCTGCCGGGgcacgggtttccttccaataaaggaaggattttctaacaaaatttaatataaaaacaaaaaaacttctaCAATTCAATACCCTTTCAATGTAATTAGTGTAACAACGTCACaattcacatattattatgacaaaaataagtttcttATCTTTAAATCATCGCAAATCTTTATTAACAATCAAATTGAATTATTTCAAGTTTATATTAAGTCAAATCCTTAAATCTTAGCTTCTTCTTGAACTAATTTTAAGATAGTATAAAATACAACTTGCTACATacaacgcacggacactgagagAGGACGAGAATATGGTGTAACACGAGGTAGAGCTGGGCAAAAAAATAAGGACATCTTAAAGCTATCGGAGAGcgatggtagctcagtcgggtaagcgcccgcttctcacgccagagatgcgggttcgaatcccggtgctgacatgtaccaattagTTCTTTagacttaagtacaatgtataccatcactcttacggtgaaggaaaacatcgtgaggaaacctgcatgtcTTGAttttgcacatctagatatgtgatcccaccaacctgcagtgaaatgccagcatggtgggaaatggtccaagcttagaaaggcagtttagaccttggggatatgcacaaaggttccattcgagggagccaggtgcaggcactgacacccccacacagaatagaatagaatagggctATCGGAAATCCTTAGAGAGGGACACGATAACCCTGAAGTCTGACCACATGCTCTACCATCGGGAGGGtaaccaactgtcccaaggtggcGTAGGATTTCTTGTCAACAAGACCCTTGTCAGCAACGTAGTGGAGATATCAGTAGTGTGTCGAATCTGGTAGAGTACCttgtacttaaactaaccgagagggattccttgaaggtcgtacaggtatatgcaccaacctcgacacactctgacacagaagtcgaagcagtatagttacgaagatatctctagggctatcaagtgtactgctaagacccaatacaccattgtgatgggggacttcaacgccaaagtgggagtacaagaATGCAAAGAATTGAGGGTAGGAGCCCATGGTTTTAGTAGCAGAAATCGGAGAGGACAAATTCTTGTTGACTTCCTCGAATGAGACAGACCAGAATGGGCTATActtgatgaattctttctaTGACAAACATCCCCGGAGGAAGTGAACATGGTCAAGCCCCGATGGTGTAGGACGAAAAATGAAATCGACTTaattatgactgacaagcggCACATATTCAGAGATGCCTCAGTGATCAATAGATTTTaaactgggagtgatcaccgacttctTGGAGGCACTCTGAATATCAACTTCTGGAGAGAAGACGACTGATGAAGCAGGCCCTTCGTCCCACGCTGCACCAAATTGAAGTTGGCATGGCAACACCAGCTTCCAAAGAGAACAACAGAGCCGATTCGAATCGCTGCTAACCACTACGGATATTGACGAGGATACAGTCCAAATAGTGAAGACTGTTTGTGGGCTGGGCCACCATTATCTTGAAGAGATTTTAGCATATAtcctgaaacataaaatagttCTCAGTAACTGGCCAtgtagtaactggccactAGAATACCTATGCCAGTTACTACTAAATATTGAacgatttttacaaaatttataccaCAGAAAATGCTATTTAAAACCAAGGTAATAAGctgtattttaagttaatttactTGCAAGTAGCAAATTGGGGTAACTGGCATAGGGGGGCCAGttactaaaaatactataaaactgGAACCAGTAACTGGCCAAGTcgaaaaatgcaataaaaaatcaaattaaggATTAAATCAGTACAAATTATGATTGCTTAGCTCAAAATCTATCGTTGTCactatttaaagtcactcacagAAGCTGGGGACAAAAAATATCGCCTCTCGAAATAATGTCTTCGCTTAACGTTTTCTTAGCGCACAACCATTTTATCAGATGCACTGTCGCCGACTGTCAGAAAATTGCGGGTATTTTGAAGACCAATCCTTCAAGCGGAATGAGTGTGAACTAAAATCAACGACAACTTACTAATGGTTAGTGTCAAGCTGTAACAGATGGCGTGCTGTCATCGTGTTTCTTATTTTAGGCGAATAAAAAGCTGTGTGGCCAGTTATTGGGGGTGGCCAATTTCACCAATGTTTACCCTATAAGATGTCttgacattattaaatttaaaaatgaactgaATTGTATTctccaaaaaaaatgttattatacgATTAATGACTACCTAAatgacattttataatttattatataactaAATTAATGACTATTATTGTATgactatttaattattatattgctaTTATTGTGTTATCTCAGTTTgaacttaatttatataaatttgcaTGAATTCTATAGTGTAGGTAATCCAAAAAGTTGTACGTACTGTATAGAGCAAAGCATGGAGAACTAATAATTTTGTAACACCATTTTATTTACCCATGTTtacaataaatgaatttttgtctttatctttatcttatcttattctgagtttaatACTTCAACCTCTTTGCTGTCTGTGTGCAATATTTGACGTTCGGTACAGTATGTTGTCACGACATCTATCGGCTTGAACCAAAACttaactgacagctgtcaaggaaaacggctcattcaATTCTAGGGCAcaacaaatattaattactaCTTATCTAAAACGTTTTGCATATTTCTACTTTACACgcttttaacataattttcaataaGAAGGTACaaatcatacaaaataaaccaCAGGATACCCAAggaaagataaaaaaaaatcaaaagttgttaaaaatacatttaatttcaatcctataagtaaaataaaataacaaaatgcaAATGTAAAATAAGGTAGGTCCATACCTAACACCAATctttcaatattaatttattcaaacataataatatgtttaatcAGTTGAAATTTTGAGAATCGTCAAACATCATCGATGCgttcttaataaaaaatatatatcagtTTTTGGAATATATTATCCATATTGAGGCGAGTAGCATCAGACCGAAGTTGACGTGGGCCGCCGCGGTGGAGTTGGGGCTGCGCGAGCGCTTTACCTGGTTTTGACGTACCtggaaagtttaaaattataataacatagcCCGTGAGCCTCAAAACTCAcctttaaaaatttattatttatatgtaaatcCAGGGCATTGATAACAACAATATTTTCTTTGTCGTCTAATAGAGAAGAAACTCTTAAAGGGGGTGCCCCTGGGCTGTATCTTTCGATATTCAATTATATTACTCACAATGTTATTGATCCAGGCGGTGTAGCTAGCGACGCGCGTGAATACTTGAGGGTAGAAGGAATCGCCACATGGCCTGTCAAGACGTAAAAACGAGGCCACCCCCACCACCACCCCGTTGTACACCAGGGGACCACCGGAGTCACCATAACAAACACCGGCTCCTGTAAGGGACAAACTCTTATTGTTAGCCGAGCTATGACGTCTTGACGAGTCTGGGAAATAAACAACATGTGTAAACACAAACTTTTCTTTCAAAAACACTCTTGAATCCACTTCGTAGCGGGTCGGTTTTTCATGAAACCTCAAATGCACTCGATAAAACTCGTCAATCGTCTGCATAAGTCGGTCCAGCACGTCAACTCGAGTCGGATATACGAACTTACCTCCAACATCAAGCAGCGCCGCGCAGAGCACGGAGTCTGGGCCCTGAACCTCCCACCGCGCGCTGCAGGTGTCTCGGTCCACGTTGCGCAGCCCCACGTGCCGGAGACCGAGTGGCAACGACTTACTGCAGTTCGCCTATAGAGTGTTTAATTGGAAATAGTAAGCCGTAAGGATTGATTAATCTATCTATCATTCTAAACCCATGTGATGggatattacatatttatttatcgattGAGAAATTTGAtcatttttgaatttttgataATATGAAATCTGTCAGAAGTGAACTCACAACAGTCCGTCCCCACCCAACAGCTACCACAGACGCGTTGTCCGGGACCACATACCCCCCCGGGGGGATGACGGCTGGCTGCACCGAGCTGCTCCGGTAGTTGCTTATACTGTCCGACAGCACCAACACTGCCACGTCGTTAAGAGGGACGTTATAGCTCTCGTGAACCACGATCTTGGACGTCACGTGTACTGAGCCTCCGCGGTCATTGTAGGTGGATCCGACGCGAATGACAACTTGAGATGCCTTCAACATAGTAGTGCCAGTAACAGCTGTAGTGTCTTTGATTTTTCTGGAAAGATTTTTTAGGTATGGTGTACCTAGATCATCCACTGTATGACTTGATACTGCAGTGGCAAAGG includes the following:
- the LOC125490750 gene encoding achelase-2-like, yielding MVFSMKLLIMTVLFYYGSCCEDTVTVREPPAPPAPPANRIIGGRPTTIKKYPYMAYLSSVYTMRGQKLLRDNCGGVILTQHHVLTAAHCLFRKIKDTTAVTGTTMLKASQVVIRVGSTYNDRGGSVHVTSKIVVHESYNVPLNDVAVLVLSDSISNYRSSSVQPAVIPPGGYVVPDNASVVAVGWGRTVANCSKSLPLGLRHVGLRNVDRDTCSARWEVQGPDSVLCAALLDVGGAGVCYGDSGGPLVYNGVVVGVASFLRLDRPCGDSFYPQVFTRVASYTAWINNIVRQNQVKRSRSPNSTAAAHVNFGLMLLASIWIIYSKN